The sequence ccatcctgttggactctgcccatctgtccagttggtcgaggtccctctgcagagcctttctaccctctaactgaccaacatctgctcccaacttggtgtcatctgcaaatttactgatgactgactcaatcccctcatccagatcatcaatgaagatattaaagaggatggggcccagtactgatccttgggggacaccactggtgactggcctccaggtggatgtggcaccattcaccaccactctttgggcttgacccttcagccagttcctaacccagcacagagtgttgcggtccaagccacgggctgacagcttagacagcagtttgctgtgggggacagtgtcaaaggccttgctgaagtccaggtagaccacatcaacagccttccccacatccaccaggcagtcaccagatcatagaaggagatcaggttggagaggcaggacctgcccttcctaaatccatgttggctggacctgagcccttggccatccttcaggtgcgcagttattgccgccaggataatctgctccatcactttccctggcactgaggtcaggctgactggcctctCAAAATACTCTAagacctttctctttttcttaatttttcttgATCTTCTGATTTATAAATCAGCTACAGTACTCAATCAAGAGTACTCAATCACTCCAGACCCTTCCAGTGTCCTAATATACAGCTCAGAGGGCTAGTTTCCAAAATTCCTCTGTCCTGAGGTTGTCCAGAACCCGTAGTTGAAACAGTAGGATCTTACTGGAACAATATGATAACACGAAACTAAATATAAGGACATAATACTTAACAAAATGACAAGATGTTGGGGACTCAAACCCCCTTTCAAGTGGGGCTCTAACCTACTCAGGACACAAAAATGGTTACAAGACACTGAGGTATGCAAAGCAACAGATCTGTATTACATCAGAGCCTGTTACACAAAATTCAGCAACCGAATTTTCCAGTAGCAATTTCACTCTTAACCCAACCCAGAAACTAAGTCACCAAGAGGTCCTCTAACCCTCAGTTAACAGGAGGGCCTTGAACCCTTAGCGCTCACTAATATCACAGGAGTGTATGGGTCCCTTGATCCCAGAATCCACCTAGGTTCAAAAGCAGTGTCCCACCTGGGTCACCAAAATGATATTGTAGAAACTGGATATAGGAAAACCTTCTGAGACTTCTTTTGGAATATCAGGAAGGAATCATTCTCTATTGATAGCTCTGGGTGTAAGGAGACTCATGTCTCAGATCTCTCACAAGGACAAGACTAAGTAGCAGCTTTTTATTTCTGAAGCACCTGCCTATATTAGGTTTCCCAGAACCCATCATGTGTATCTATGATGCGTGCgcctctctgagcagtctcTGAGAGGTCTCTGGTGGTCTTTGAGGGGTTGTGGAGACCCCTGATGGAATTTCTACAGATGTCTTCTGGATGAactcttggtctcttcttccttacTTGTAATTTCTCTTTGTATTTACCAGCCTCCTGAGAGAAGTCTCCCAAGCTTCATATACTGTGACATCTTATCTACAAAGGCCCCATTGTTCTTAAGACTAGTCATCCTTGTGTAAGCTCCCCTTTGACCTTGCACAATGGGTTCTGCTAGACATGATACTGTCTTAAATCAGCACTTACACAAATACCTGAAGATGCAAAAACCTTATGGTATCACTTGGGCATGCTCCATATTATCCTGGAGGGTCTttggtggtctccagaggtctctggTGGTCTTCAGGAGAGGAATATTCTTTAGTTTTGTTTAAACTTTTGACCTTTGTGGCCATTGGTTGGCTCATCACTTTGTTGTACAGAAAAGGGAACTTCATTAATAAGGAGATGGTGCCAGCTGCCCAAGCTAATTAGATATGTAACTGTGTTTCAACAGTGCCAACCactgccatgctgtgctgttTCACCCTTGGATCATAGTGTGCATGCCTGAGGCAGTTAAACCCTTTTACTGTGCCATGCCGTGCCATGCCGTGCCATCCCAGCATTCCATGTTTGTGTCTGAGGGGATACGTATTCTTGCTGTCCCGTTGTGCCTTACTATGCTATACCATTGTATATCATGCCGTGCCATGCCATTCCAAGGTTCAGCATGTATGACTGAGGGGGCTGCCATGTCTGGGTGTGCTGTTCCTGGGGGCAGTGTTTGTCACCCACCCCTGCTTTAGTGGAGATACCCAGAaaccagagctctgctcttccctgttATGGAAGGGAGAAATTCTGGCCCAGTTGGTGACCATGCCACTGTTCCTAGCTGCCATCTGGAGGGACTGTGCCAGCCCCAGACACAGGGGGCACACATCCCACAGTTCAGGCAAGCTTtgatgggctgcaggctggtgctGCTCAAAGCACCACTACAACTTCTGGTCCTGTAATGTTTCAGCACAAAGGCTAAgtcccctgctcccccaacacaaaagtgaggggaaaagtaacacacacaacTCAGGGCCGAGAtgaagagataagagtttaatatatcAAGAGATATCATaatcacaatgcataattaccttagctaataatctactctaataatacaatgcatgattatcttagcctatttgcagtagaaacacagtgaaatacagtaacatttaaaaaaaaaaccaacccagcataaaacagaaaaccaaagccaGCAGCTACCCGACTCCCACCTTTTCCAccaccatgcctgcagaaaggaGCTGAAACCCAAgaagctggaacccagaagcagcaaccagaacaggaagcctctgatGTGTAATCTGAACTtaaagccccataatactttgctccagttagcactttcactTTTGAAGCTGGCGTGACTTCATCATGGTATGAATATCAGAAGATTGTAGGTTCCtagctggaatgtgctgcccggggcgctagtggagtcatcatcactggaagtgcttaggaggagactggatgaggcacttagtgccatggtttagttgattagatggtgttgggtgataggttggacttgatgatcttgaaggtcctttccaacctgcttaattctgtattctgtattctgaataacagcagcaggttcaactcaatccatgacaggTCCCCCATGAGACTTGCATGTACTGTGAAAAACTGAGCTGGGCTCCAACATGAATTGAAGGCAATCCTCTTTCTACACATTTTTGGTTAATTTGTCTAATCCCAAAGTGAGGATGACTACTGGATCTCCCCCTTTCTAGGGGATCCAGCCCTACAGCCCAATATGCTGCTCAGTGAGTCAGAGTCCAGGGTACCCACTTATCCTCCACAGTCAGAAATACACCAGGACTGCAATACCCCTGGGCTTCATCCTCAGTAAGCTTTATCCTGTCTCCCCCAGTGAGGGAGATTCTCTACATGTAGTTTCAGACTCCCTAGAGAGCTAGATATATTTTTCTGGTAATTTTGCCAGGGGTGTCTCCTTGATTATGATGTCCAgccagacctcattgctcccatCATGCTGGAACTCAGTTTTAATAAGAGAGCAAAACTGATGAGCAACATTGTCCCCTTGCTTAAGTTTTGTTTCTTCCATTTCAGCCACCTCCCAAGCAACTCAGTTGCTCTCCTTAGCCATACTGCTGAATCTACAATCACTCTCAAGGTCTTCACACCACACCTCAGCCAGCTCTAACTGCAACTCTCGCTCCTTAACAAAAGCACTgtgcagctgaggctgtttgcAGTTatctctgctcacagccacttttcctgctcagcccttgactCGGCCTCAGCTCACAGACAGTTttgctgctgtctccagctTCACCTGCAAGTTATTAACCAATTCCTAAAACTGCTTCATTAATTTCTTGCTCTGCTTGGTCCACAacacatttctctttctgtgctgccatcagcaCTGCCCCTAAGATGTCAAAGATCACTGCCTTCAGTACTTCTAACAAGGGGGAGCAGTTGAGATCAGGCTGAACCTGGGTAGCCATGATCATCTGCTGGAGATTTCAGACTCAGCCGGTTAAAGGTCCTCCTTTCTCAAGCTCCTCAGCTGGATACCCACTCTGCATTTCTTTTACCTTCTTATTCAGGGTATCTTGCTCATCTTGCCAATGAAAATGCTTTGTCCCACTCAGTGGATGACAAAGGGAGGGAGGTGAATCGTTATGATgccctgaaagaaggctgcagaggtggtagagtcacaaCAGTGACTCACAGGTACAATATAAATcaattcattattttttcccaaCAAACAATAACCAACGCAGATGAAAGTGTTTAGGCACAGGTGTAATTTGCTTGCCAGCTGCTTTAAGGCACAACTAGGTTATATCTatcaaggagagaaaaggaaaagtgaGTAGTAGTAGGAAAACATAGGACAGAGTAAGGTAGAAAGTAAGATATCATCACCCTTGGACCTTTGTTATCTCATGGGATCTGTCCAAATCTTTAGTtcctcagtgctggctgcacacCAGATCAAGATTTTTCTATCCATTTGCACACTTGGGATATAAACTGTATTCTCTATTTATACAGGAAGCATAGAGTGGTGGTGCTAACTTGCATAAGCTTTAGTGCAGTGTCAACCATAGACCTCTCTGGCACAGTTGCTATGCTTTAGCAAAGAAATTAGCTCAGAGAAAAGACATGGTCCCACCTATGCAGAGCTTACCTCTTCCTATTATTAACTTATCTGCAAGGAGCAGGTCTGCCTTGAGCTAGAAAGGAGGAAGACAGGATCACTGAAGGTCATTTAGAGCTGTTGAGACCTCCTGTACCCTTCCAGGCCTTGCTCATTCAGACCGTGTCATTGCACAGGGTTTGAGTCAGTAACAGTTGGGCTCTCACAAGCTCTTACCtggggacaggttgcccaggagttAGTTAATTTTGGAGGAAGAATGGAAATTACGGGAGGAGCTGGCAAAGGGCAGGCAGTGGTATGAAGGATGGAATCAAGAGAACAACTGCCTCTGCCTGACCAAGGGATCAGGAGAAATCTGTTAGGGGCTGAAGAGATGGGAAAGGGAATTGTCCAAGATTTAATACACATGTGATACACATACTTGATGGATGGAAGCTTGTCCATGCATGGAGGGGTAAGTGGGAAGCACTCCCAAAAGGAGGGCCACCTACCTGAGAGACCACTGGGACAGTATCTAAAACAAATGTGCAGACAACTACCTCATCAGCCCCAGGTGGAGAACTAATCAACCTATGGTTGGGAAACAACATGGTCCATCCCTAGTCAGTAAGCCAGGGCATGGATGATGGATTCATTTAAGGAGGCTCACAGTAAATAGCCAAGGGGAATTACTAATCACTTTCCTCCTTGGTCTTCTTAAAAAACCTGTCAGTTTTTTAGTAGTAGATACTCAGATGTTGGCACTTTCAACAGACTTTGCTGAATGCTGTCTCATAAATGCTGCCAGGAAATAAATTTAGGTAACTGATGCATTTAGGAGCTCTCAGTCCCAGGCAACTGCTTGAGTGAAGTGCTGGTTGTCAGGAGAGGACATGACAACGGAGATCATAATGATATTTGGGCTACTACTAACTAACATCCTGTGACTAGACTTACTGAAAGGACTGGCTTGGGTAGAttcaagaggaagaggaggggtaTTTGGCCTCCCCACCACACTGCtgcacctgctgcagcctgcacccaaaTTACTCCTTTCTCAGATTGTTGACATCAAaacttcaccacttcccttgggGGCAATGAAGGGAATCACCTCAGTGATAGCAGAAGTACAGGAGCATGGAATGATTGTCCACACACCTTACAATTCCTGTGTGGCCCATATGCAAGCCAAAGGGAAATGGTGACTAATTGCTGATAATAAGTGCTGATAATAAGTGCTGATAATGAATGCGAATACCGGTCTGTTAAtagctgctgtgcccagcatggACAGAGAACATTGTGAATTGCCCTGGTCACTCAAGTACTTGGATATGTGTCCATATTAGGGATACCCATCTAAGGGATTAAAAAATCAAGATCCTCAATGCAGAGGACACTTTGTAAGTGAATGTGGAATTCTTTTCACACATATGCCAGAAGACAGAATCCCTCTTGATACAGATGAAGTGGTCTACCTCCTTCGCATAGGGGACCCTTATGATCGTGAATCCACAAAAGACAGTCCTCCTTTCAATTTAGCTTGGGGGTGCTCAGATGGAAAATTTTATTCACATATAAATCTGAAATGCCATTCAGGGCTGCATTGCAGGGTGGGCATTCCAAATAGTACCCAAATAGAGTGTTCAACTTCTCAATGCCTCGTCAAAAATAGAATACATCAAGAAACGGATAGACCCCAAGCAGAAGTCAAGCAGGTGGTGCAGAGAATCCAGTTACCTGATCATTGTATTTGGGATATGGCCATCTCATGGATGTTGGAAAACACAGTTATCTCTTATGAAAGCCTTAAAATATCTCAGTGTATTTTAGAAAATGCAATATGGCAAGTGCATGTTATATCCATTTGGTCATGGTAAGCCTTTGGGGAACCGAACACTCAGGCCCGACAGGTTTTAAAATTGCATCACAATCAATTAGCTTTAGATGCTATTATTAAAGGAACAAGCGGTATGCAGCAGAAAGGGAGACTTGGAAACACCCAGATTACACACCACCTTGGCCAGAGCTgccacctgcagccccagcagcaataAAAGGGCAAGGCAGCAGGCACCTCGACAGAGCTCTGCGAGGAGCACCTCCTGGCTACACCGGCTGTCTGCCCTCTGCAGGGATGGTGCAAATGACTTCCTTCCTCCTggtgctcagcctggccctggtggctgctggccaggctgccagAAAGGTAATGGAGGGCTGGGATGCATGGGGCAGGAGGGCCAGGGGAACCGTGGGTCCCTGGGGTGCCCGctcctgccaccctgcctgcagccaggctgtgctgtggcatCAACCCTGAGTCCTTTCCACTCCAGTGTGTGCTGATTGGCAACTGGACCAACGACCTGGGCTCCACCATGGAGATCAAAGCTGTGAATGAAGAAGGCAGCTTTAATGGCACCTACAACACTTCTGTGTCAGCCACCTCCAACAAGATCGTGCCGTCACCACTGCAGGGGTACCAGAACTGCAaaaaggagagcagccagcccacCTTTGGCTTCACTGTCAACTGGAACTTTTCAGGTACTTCTCctttcccagcctccctgtggtGTTTCCAGAAAGACCCTGTCCTCCTGTGGTGTCCCCAGACCTACCTTGTGCTTCTTAAGATATCCTTgaatttcttcttcccttccctgcatTGCCCATGATcatccccttccttctcccatgGTGTTTGTTCCCCAACTCTCCCACTCTTGACCTTGGAGCTCCTTGGCTGGTTTCACCTTCCACTGCCAGAGCTCAGAGGACTTACTGTAGGCTGaagcctgctgctgttgcctgcACATCTGCACTCAAGGGCCCAAGCCTTCTGACCTCTCCTGCCACTGCTGTCCCTAGAGAGCAGGGATAGCCTCAGTCTACTATcccctgtgctgggacaggctgtAGGGGCACAGCTTGGGCCAGCCATGATCCCCTCCATCTTCTGCCCCATTCCTGTAGACTCTATCACTGTCTTCACTGGCCAGTGCTTTGTGGataagaagggaaaggaggttCTGAAGACCATGTGGCTCCTGAGGTCACATGTGGACAACATCACAGATGACTGGAAAGCCACTAGGTgagccccctccctggccccGCCTTGCACAAGTCTCCTGTGCATCCCCAGAGGGGTGGAGGGTTCCCACCCCAGAGGGTCAGCATctggcaaagctgctgccaggctgaggatgGCTGAGGATGGGGCACTCACACATGGCCTTCCTGGGGGTGCCACCATGGTGCCAGTGCTGTGGGTGGGAGACAAGGCTGTGTCCCAGGAGGGTGTTAGCCCTGTGCAAGGCTGCAGTTCCTACACTTATGTGAGCTccctctgtgtccctgcagtgTTGGTACCAACATCTTCACTCGACGGCTCCCTCAGAAGGTTTaagggtggctgtgctggggttcCTGAGCTGAATTGGAGCCAGGGATGCTGtccccacctcctgctccacGACCTGCTCCTCCCAATAAAGCTTTGCTGAAATCACCCATCTGGCTCCTGTTGTGTCATGGCATCTTGCACATGTTCCCCCATCCCTGCCACTGCATCCCATGGCCTCTTGAGGCTCAGTGTGTGTCCCCTGTTGTGATCCTTCTCCATGCTCCGGGATCTTCCACAAATGCCTCCActgctctcctgtgctgccttgTGCCCCTGCCTTGCCTGGGGATGCAGGATTCTGCTCTGTGGCACAGTGGACAGTGGCCTGTGTCATCTCCTAGCAGAGTAGTCCTTGGCAGAATGCCCATCATGGGCAGCTGTTGCTCAGCTCTAGAAGGGGTTGAgtaggagcagggctgctcttcccaccactgctgccatgGTGGGGCTCATCTGCTGCCTCATTCTCACCCTTGCCCTTTTGCCATCATTGCCAAGAATGTAAGGGCAGCCTGGGTGACAGTGGCCAAGGAGCTGCCCACTCCTGCTGTGCCATtttgtgccatgctgtgccatgcataCTGTACATAGGGTGCTGGCTGACCACACAAAGTCCATGCATGCTCTTATTGTGCCATACTGTGCAGTGCTTTGTCATTGTGCATTCTGCCATGCCTAGTAGAGGGCAGACAACAGCTGCAAGCATcacctcctccaagctcaagccTTGTGCACCCTCATGAAATCAGCAGGAAAGGCaagagacctgcatggatgagcaGGAGCTTTTAGGAAATCTCAGATggaaaaaggaggctcagggtatgTGGAACAAAGGACTAGCAACTTGGCAGCAATATGGGGGCATTGCCAGAGCATGTCAGGTAACAGGTACAGTGAtcactggcatcctggggtaGCCAGCCCTTGCCAAGAGTGGGAGTAGACTGACCCCCAGATGCTCCCCAATATCGCCCATGACACCCAGAGAGACCCTGCCTGTTGCTTTGGACCAGCCATAGATGTTCCTGCCATGGGACATT is a genomic window of Dryobates pubescens isolate bDryPub1 chromosome Z, bDryPub1.pri, whole genome shotgun sequence containing:
- the LOC104304844 gene encoding avidin — protein: MVQMTSFLLVLSLALVAAGQAARKCVLIGNWTNDLGSTMEIKAVNEEGSFNGTYNTSVSATSNKIVPSPLQGYQNCKKESSQPTFGFTVNWNFSDSITVFTGQCFVDKKGKEVLKTMWLLRSHVDNITDDWKATSVGTNIFTRRLPQKV